Genomic window (Sphingosinicella microcystinivorans):
CGAATAGCGCGAAAGGTCGATCAGGCGCGCGCCCGGCGCCGGCGCGATCGCGCCATCGTGAATTGCGGCGATCCGGCCATTCTCGACAACGACGGTCGCCGGTCCCCGCGGCGGCGCAGCGGCATCCGTGATGAGCGCGCCGGCATGGATGAACACGGCCTCCGCGGCTGCGGCGGGCGATGCCGCGGCCATGATCGCGAGGAGTGCCCGGAACACGGACCGAAACCTGCGGCCCAATCCCGGCCCTTTCAAACCCGGTCCTTGCGTTCTCGTCTGCATCGTCATGGTTCCTGCCTCGCATGAAGATCGTGCCGCGCGGACGGGCGTCCGGCGACAATGGAGATATGCCGTCCATGCCCACAGGGCTGGAGGCGCGGACGGCATCGGAAGGAGGGGCCGGTCATCATGCCGCTACGCCGCCGTCGCGCCCGTCCGCAGGTAAGGGAGCAGGTCCGGCAGCATCGCCGTATCCAGATTCCCCCCGCTCGCGACGACCGCGACCTTTTTTCCCTGCATGGCCTCCCGCTCCTTCATCAGCGCGGCGAGCGCAGCCGCGCCCGCACATTCGACGAGATTGTGGGTCGTCTGCAAATAGGCTGCGACCGCGGCGAGAATCTCGTCGTCGGTGACGCGAACGATGCGCTCTGCCCGGTCCCGGATGAGGGCGACCGCACCCGGATCGGGGGTTCGGCACGCGAGTCCGTCCGCGATCGTTTCCGCGGCGGGTGTCGCCACCACGCGGCCGGCCTCGAACGACAACGCATAGGCGGGAGCGCCGTCGGCGACCACGCCGATCACCCGCGCCCGCGAATTGACGAGATCCCTCGCCAGCAATGTCGCCGAGATGCCGGACCCCATGCCGATCGGAACATAGATGACGTCAAGGTCGGGAACGGCGCGCAGGAGCTCAAGGGGATAGGTCGCGACGCCGCGCAGCAACGGGGG
Coding sequences:
- a CDS encoding threonine dehydratase, yielding MTNAKARLKQGRTGRRPPSQLSLGRPHILTLEDIEAAAGIVYAHTPPTPQYCWPLLSSRLGCEVWVKHENHSPIGCFKLRGGLTYMAHLAREKLAPRGVVAPTRGNHGQSVAYAAALYGMPAHIVVPHGNGPEKNAAMRAHGATLIEHGDDYQQARDYALALEKDEGLHMVRSFTPPLLRGVATYPLELLRAVPDLDVIYVPIGMGSGISATLLARDLVNSRARVIGVVADGAPAYALSFEAGRVVATPAAETIADGLACRTPDPGAVALIRDRAERIVRVTDDEILAAVAAYLQTTHNLVECAGAAALAALMKEREAMQGKKVAVVASGGNLDTAMLPDLLPYLRTGATAA